The DNA region GGTTGGCAGGCTAGATAAAGATACAACTGGATTATTGTTAATTACTAATGATGGCGAGTTGAGTCATAATTTATTGTCACCTAAAAAACATGTTTCAAAAACATACCGAGCGACCATCTCAGGTATTGTTACAGAAGACGATGTTTTAACTTTTAAAAAAGGGGTCGTTATTTCTGGAGATGAATTATGTAAGCCAGCAAGTTTGAAAATTATTAATATTAATGAAGAAAAATCCGAGTCGACTATTGAAGTGACAATATCAGAAGGTAAGTATCATCAAGTGAAAAGGATGTTTGCTGCGGTTGGAAAAAGAGTGGTGGCACTGCATCGACTTTCGATGGGGGAAATGATTTTGCCGAGAGATTTAGATGAAGGACACTATATAGAATTAACAGAGAAGGAATTTGTTTTTTAAGCCATACATTTCGTATGGCTTTTATACTTGCGA from Vagococcus coleopterorum includes:
- a CDS encoding pseudouridine synthase, yielding MRLDKFLSHTGFGSRKEVKPLLKKSVIVVNGNVVKDGKFNINEASDVIMVNGEIVKYQKYFYYLLNKPKGVISATEDRNHKTVLDLLDAEDFRADLFPVGRLDKDTTGLLLITNDGELSHNLLSPKKHVSKTYRATISGIVTEDDVLTFKKGVVISGDELCKPASLKIININEEKSESTIEVTISEGKYHQVKRMFAAVGKRVVALHRLSMGEMILPRDLDEGHYIELTEKEFVF